TTGCTAGGGATGCCATAACAAAATACcgcaaactggatggcttaaaacaacagacatttattgtctcacagttttggaggctaggagtCTGAAATTAAcctgtcagcagggccatgcttgtAGGGTTCTGGCAGGGCTTGCCTCGATCTGTGTCATAATTCGGTttctgcctccgtcacatggctgtcttctctctggTCTGTCTCCTATTCACTATGTCCAAATCTTCTCTCCTTCTAAGGACAGTAGAACCCTAATTTGCttggccttatcttaactaataatatcttcaaagatcctatttccagatAGGATCACATTCATGGCACCAGGGGTTAGgccttcaacatatctttttttggagagcataattcaatccataacaatgcCTGCCTTACATTTTTCCTATAGATCTTCATTGCCCAACAACAGTTGTTTCCCATGGTGATTACGATACCATTAAGAGATGATTTTGGATAGTACAGGAAcagacatttcttctttttttttttcccaacagctgaattttattgcatctttaaatTATCACAAATGTGTCTGGCATCTTGTTGTTTCCATAGCTGGACAACTCTTAGATCTTATTTATCATCTTGCTGAACTGTTCCTTTTTTCAGAGACATAGATACCATCCAAAACTTTTCAGATACCCTTGTTTTTAACTGCGGTGACTTGCTCTATCAGAACAGATTAATTTGATACAAGTtcaatgtcatttccttcaaTAATCAACTCATCTTTCTGGGCTTGAATTACTGAACAGGCAATGCCTGGCCTCATCTAAACCCTGAGGATGTGTTTTTCACCCAAGAAACTTCAGATTTCAACAAGAGACCCACTCTCCTGAATAATGACATTGATGGGAAAGTGAGCATACATGGAAGCCTCAGCATAATCCTCTTGATCATGTTCTGTACATTACTGCAGAGAGTGTGAAGTGTAGCCATTTCCTTTCGAGTTCCCCACCATTTATCCACCTGAagcctcttttcctttccaaGGAGACCGAGTTCCACATTGATGTGATTGAAGTCCCTCTGCAGGGTTCCTGTGGGGCCCTTTGCAATAATTGTGCATCTCTTCAGCAAGATGTAGGTATTTTCTGGACATTTTCTGAGTCTACGTTCTCACGGTAGATGCAGCAAAAAGACTGACATTTCATTTTAATGGCTATGTTTCTAATGAGGGTAAAGAAACCTGATGTAGTTACAAAGCAATCTAATTTTGTCTCCCGCTGTCCctttatgtttatttggtgggaCTAGCTTTATTCCCACATGAAAACTCAGTCATGCCTCGAAACTTTTCTTGTCATTCTTAGGCAGAGGAAGGTTGTGTGGTCATGTTAAGTCACAAGCGTGGTCTCAATTTAGTACTCACTTCATCCAGTCCTTTGTAACTGGATCGGAGGGCAGAGAGGTACTCATTTGGCCAGCACCATTATCAGACAACTTCCTGGGCGTGGTAGGTATTTAATGCTGATCCTCTTTTGTGGGCATGTTCATGGTATTCTCAGAGACACAccagctccacccccaccccccaccccagttgCTAGGATCCCTCACTTCCGGTCGTGTTGATAAGAGCAaatcattctctattctaggtcaTTGCTTGGAGCTCCTTCCTCAGCCCCTAAAATCCAGTGATTGTCCTCTAGCTTCTTTCAGCTAAGGTCCTGTAGGCCACCCCCTCTCACATTCGTCCAAGAAAGCAATCATACGTCTTTGGTCCACTGCACCCTGGGAAGGCAGGTCCCCTCTTGGCTCCTCTGACGGCTGACGGCCTGTGTCTCCCCCTCAGATGTCTCAGGTGGTGGCCAGACACCAGTCCACAGCTCCCGGTTGCAGGAGACACAAACACCAAGCCTCCTGGGTGGTCTTGTTGAAGCTCCTCCCAGCAGCTTGGCATGAGCCCCTATGGGCATAGGGTGAGATCATGGCACACCAAAGCTCTCCCAAAATTCCTCTGCAAAGATTCCCCACCAATCTCTGCCCATTCTGACCTGTTTATACCCTCAGTGTGAGGGAGGGGTTcttgcctctgtttttttttgaaaatggacATTCTTGTCCAGTGCCACACTTGGGAATGACATGCCTTTTGTATTGGTGCCTTAGTTATGACTTGATTTAACATCTTGTTATATGTACATCATCAAAACCATACCTGTCATAATAAGCCCATGATTTCATGGACATTGTTGCTTAGGATAAGGCTACAGGGCATATTTAACTTAAAAATGGACTTAAATAAAAAGGTTAATAATGGCAACCAACATTTATGGGATATTTATAATGCCAGGTCCTGTCTTCAGTGCAGTAAACCTGCtctctcacttaatcctcacagggTCTGTCCTTgcattatctctgttttacaaatgaataaactgaggcaAAGAGGGGCTGAGCAGCTTGTCCGAGGTCACACAGTTGGCGTCAGAGCTGGGATCAGAGGGGAAGgaatctgactccagagtctgcATGTTTAAACCACTCCACTTTGTGGCTTCCCAGAAAGGGTGGTGGGTAGCAGGAAGGCGGGACTCAAATGATTGGGAGACGCCTTGATGGCTCAGGAGATAATCGTGGGTTCTTACCTCTGGCATTCACTCTCTACAGATTGCCTTTACCTGCTTTTCCAGACTTAGTTCCCTTCTCCACCCCAACAACGCCTCTATGTCCTTTGCCAGAGTCTGATGGACCCACAGGCTAACCTACCCTGCTAAGCCCCTGTCTGCAGGACCCTCATCTGCCTTGCTGCTTGCCCAAATTATGGTCCTTTTTAAAAGTTAGAGCCCATCTTTTCTGCAGAGGTGTTCTTGACCAAAACCACTTCTGCTGGGCTTTTTCAGCTCCTCTTGTAATTTCATCACAAAGTTGGCAGTTATGTGCTTTTATGTAAAGAGCCTATGCAAAGGCTGTTGAGAAGTACAGATTTCTTATCTCTCCCTGCCATTAATTGCCTGTTGCTAACTTATGCAAGACTCTTGACTTCTCCAAACCTTGGTGTCACGTTCTTTAAAATGTGGCCCAGCATTTTTCAATATTCTATGATTTTATGTTTACCTTATTGTTCCCACTAAATTTTAAGCTCCTGAAGGTTGGAACTTTGTCTTGTACATCTTAGCATATCTTACGACTCTTTGTGCAAGGTTTTACACACGGAAGGTATTTAGTAATATTAATTGGTTGGTTTTTAGAAATCATCTTGTTAATGGGTGATTACCAGTGGCAGatttgtagtttttctcttttcagcaTAAGTTTATAACAAAAGTTTTGGGTCCAATCTACTGCCTTTTTCCTTTACGCAGATCTAATGTAATGGTATTAATGCCCCATTTTCCCTTATGTGCAATTTTGAAATCCAAACCACTCTGAAAACTGAAGGCTTTTCTTGAACTCATGTGATGGCAAAACCTGACCTCAACTGATATGAGGCAATCGATGGTCTATTTATGCCACTGTGTGTAAATATTCAGAGATTTCACTGCAGAAATGTTAACATGCTTTCCCTGCCCTGCTAAGGGAATTATGTAATTTATGATATGCTCTGCATTACTTTGTTAAAATCAAAAAATTCTAGATTGTAGGAGTTTTGGAAAAGGGATTGTGGACTGCATGATATTTCTCAGCCCAGGTGCTGGGGGGTGGGACGGGTCTTTAGGTGGGACTGTCCTAATATCACACCTACCTGGTTGCCACCCACTAAATGCCATTGTGACAACCAAACTTTCTCCCCTCATTTGCAGATGTCCCCTAAAGAGGAAGTGGTATCCTCTTTACTTAGAGTGAATTAAACTTTGTATTCTGTTGACATCTTTAAAGGACAACTTTGTATTCTGTTGATGTCTTTAAAGGACAGCTCAGCTGCAGCCTTTTGGAAATTCTGCCCAGTGGCTTCTCAGTGTTGGAATTTGCCTGTCTCTGGGCAGGGACTAGGGTGAGGTGAATGAGGTATTCACAACTAGGGcaaaatttaaggggcaccaaaaaattcagtaatcaagataaatgatttttttttttacatttttttttattaaataagttttaggttaacagaaaaatcatgcagaaaatacagaattcccatataataTCCCACACccccaattttccctattattaacaccttgaattagcatggtacctttgttacaattgatgaaagaatattattataactctattattaactatagtcaataatttacattagggttcactgtgttgtacagctATAtggtgtttgcttgtttgtttttaattttttttcctggtaatatatatacaatctaaatttccccctttaaccataGCATTttgccttccaatccatgaacatggaatgtccttccatttatttaggttttctttaatttctttcagcattgttttgtagttttccatgtacaagtcctttatatccttggttaaacttattcctagatatttgattctttgggttgctattgtaaatggaatttttttcttgatatccttttcaGATTGTCATTGCTAGCGTATAGaagcaccactgatttttgcgtgttgatctctTACCCTGcagctttgctgaatttgtttattagctctagtagctctattgtgaatttttcagtattttctatgtttaggattgtgtcatctgcaaatggagaaagttttacttcttccttatcaatttggatgccttttatttctttttcttgcctacctGCTCCaggtagaacttccagtacaatgttgaataacagtgatgatagcGGGCATGCTTGTCTTGTCCCTGTTCTtacagagaaagctttcagtctttcaccaccgagtatgatgttagctgtgggttttttatatgtGCCCCTttccatgttgaggaagtttccttctattcctagttttctgagtgtttttatcaagatgggttgctggattttgttaaattccTTTTTTACCTCAACTGAGACAATCATGTAGTTTTTTCCCCCttcgttctgttaatgtggtgtattacattaattaattttattatgttgaacaaCCCTGCATTCCAGggttaaatcccacttgatcatgatgtataaatcttttaatggGCTGTTGGATTAGGTTTGCTAGtagtttgttggggatttttgcatctatgttcgtAAGAGATATCagtcagtctttcaggctgccccCTGATAGATTGGCACCGACACACAGACACCTCGGTGTGCAcgtaggggttactctgctcccttggGAACGGGGCCAGGGACTCACAATTGGAGCATAGGTTGGCTTCACCCCATGCAGGGTGAGAGACGCTTGCCATTTTTAAAGCTGAGTTTTCTTGATCCGGCACTCGCCCagttactacaaccctttaactgttttctggggttttgAGGAGGATGGCTCTGCCagcttttgctagttgttcaaggattctgggaggggttggaatggcaCCCTGAAGCATCTTaggctgccatcttggttgaatGAAACTCAAGGTACatattttattgcaatattttaaaatatcaaaatgagtGCAAAAACATCCACAtggaacaaaatatcaaaattttaaataaagacagaatCCAATCCTGTACATGCACAACTGCCTCACTGGCCTCACCCTCATCCTGACCCTGGTTTCAATACAACTACCCCATCTGCAGCCATAGTTtgcagatttgattttttttaaatgtttcatttcaaTACCATTTATCTTGATTACCAAGTTTTTTGGCGTCCCCTTAAATTCTGTGCCCGAGGCACGTGCCTCGTTCATCTCACCCTAGTGATAGATAACCCTGTCTGGTCCACATCCTAATTTCTGCCTGACTCCTAAGCTAAGAAGGCTTTTCTCTTCCCATGGCCATTGTTCAGGGTTGAAGTGGTCTGTCCTCAGGGCCTGAGGTCCCTACCCAGGCTTTGCGTTTCAGTTTAACATGGGTGGGGGGTCAGCTCCTGCAGAGAAGCTTATAAACCTGTTCTTGGAGGCgtttcctctgtctagatgtttctTTGGAAACTAAGTGAGCCTTTTTCCTCTACCTCCACCTGGAAAGTGATGCAGCTACTAGTTTGAGAGTCAACTTGCTCATTAATTCCTGCAGTTGCTTTTACCTGGCTTTCagtatttgctttttatatttaaaatatatgtaaacacTCACGAGAAAACACAGGAACAATACAAAAATGTGCAATGGCGAAATCTAAAGTGGTCTATTGTGGTCTATtgtgttttatttagttttgaaTTGTATCATTttttatgaggaaactgagaggaGAGGTGACTCAGAGTAGCGTTAGTAGAAGAGTCAGTCAGGGAATGTCAAAGCCCTATGTTTTTCCACTTCCCATTAGTACCCTgtgctctcttcctttctccccagGCCCCAGTCGCCAAGTGTTCTCAGACTGTGGGGGACACATATATCAGTTAGCTCTTCCGTCTTGACTAAAGGggacctctctctcctctctcctctctctctctctctctctctctctctctctctctctctctctctctctctccaccttaTCCCTGTTTGGCATTGATGGCCATGCCTGTGGGAATTTAGGTGGCCTCCCCCCATCATTAAATAATCAACCCCTTTCGGAGTTGAACCATAGGTATTTCTAGCCCTGTCTTTTTAACCTATTGGAAGTCCTCTGGGATCATTTCTCTATCCCCATTCCTGTCCACAATTCCTCTTGGTGTAGCATTTTCCATAAATATACTTACATATCCTCTTACATACTGTTTACTCATCTTCTCATCCATTAAGGAAGATATTCCCCAGATCAGGCCTGGCACCTATTTCTTTGACTTCTCTAAACACATCTTGGTCTCCAGACATTGAACCGTTTATCATTTCCCTGGCCCTTCAGATGACTTGTAGGCTTTTACCTATTGTCATTACACTGGAAAATGCTGAGCTATAGTATAATGTGAATTAATCAGGGAAATCAAATTTCCCAAAAGTGCCCAATTGGATAGTTCTCTTAAGCCCTGTAGGCTGACCGTGTTGTCTATACCCATCATCCAGGAGCTTCATGTTGGTATCAGTAAAAGACCACTCAGTATATTTGGTGggtttgattgattgattgattctgCTCACCCCTTCATCCCCACTCAGCATTGCAGTTTCCCTCACTTCTAAGGGCACAGGGTCTGAAATGATGCATCTCCAGTACCCctcttttatttaacaaatatgtgaAATGCCTCCTAATTATCCTGAATAAAATTCATAGATAATATAACCTACCCTACCCatgcatataatttaaaaaatcaatgtagaGACGCAGCTTTTCTGCTGCGTGGGGGCTGCGGCCCGCGGAAAGGGAGAGGCGGTTGGCTTATTCTCAGGTCCCGAAGTGCTGTGCTTTCGCGGCCGTCCGGCGCGACACACTCTCCAGACCCAGTATGTAGGTGCCGGGCGGCTGCCATGAACTCCGGAGCCATGAGGATTCATAGCAAAGGACATTTCCAGGGTGGAATCcaagtcaaaaatgaaaaaagcagaaCATCTTTGAAATCTCTAAAAACCGATAACAAACcagaaaaatccaaatataagCCACTTTGGGGAAAAGTATTTTACCTGGACATACCTTCTGTCTCAATATCTGAAAGACTGCAAAAAGACATTAAAGATCTTGGAGGGCGGGTTGAAGAATTTCTGAGCAGAGATATCAGTTatcttatttcaaataaaaaggaaGCTAAATTTGCGCAGTCCTTGGGTAGAATTTCTCCTATACCAAGTCCAGAATCTGTGTATACTGCAGAAACCACTTCACCTCATCCCAGCCATGATGGAAGTTCATTTAAGTCTCCAGACTCAGTGTGTTTAAGCAGAGGAAAATTATTAGTTGAAAAAGCTATCAAGGACCATGAGTTTATTCCTTCAAATAGTATATTATCAAATGCCTTATCATGGGGAGTAAAAATTCTTCATATTGATGACATCAGATACTAcattgaacaaaagaaaaaagaattgcaTTTACTCAAGAAATCAAGCACTTCTGTAAGAGATGTGGTGAAAAGAGCTGGTACACAGAAAACAAGAACAGGTAGACTGAAAAAGCCTTTTGTAAAGGTGGAAGATATGAgtcagtatttgtctttttattctttcagacTATATAGGCCATTTTATCTTCAGTTGACCAACATGCCTTTTATAAATTATTCTATTCAGAAGCCCTGTAGTCCATTTGATGCGGATAAACCATCTTTCATCCAAAAGCAAACTCAGGTTAAACTAAGAATCCAAACAGATGGTGATAAATATGGTGGAACCCCagttcaactccatttgaaagagaagaaaaaaaaaggatattgtgaATGTTGCTTGCAGAAATATGAAGATCTCGAAACTGTAAATGTGGTATTATATCTAGTCGATATTTCTAAAACTATTAATATTGTTTGCTATTTACATTTaacttatttttctcattgtgattttcaATTTGATAATTATAAGTAGTAATTCTTTTTTATAGaaatatcttaaattttaaaaactcaaaggagggaatatttttattgaaaaatcaattttattcgTTTACTCGGCAGATATTTAcggagcacctactatgtgccagtcactgttctaGGTGAACAGCATTGAACAAGAGACCAATTCCCTGCCTTTGTGTAGGTCACATTCTattgggggaaaggggaagagtGGGGAGGCAGACAGGTACCTATTCAGGATAAAAACATAATGaagtatatataaagaacattaGATATGCTACGAAGAAGTATATATGGAGAACATTAGATATGCtatgaaaaaacataaagcagGAATTGGGATGTTGCTATTTATTTAGACTAGATAAAGGTAACCTACATTTGCGAGTGGGCACCCGAATGAAGGGAGGTAACAAGACTTGTGGCTTTCTGGGGAagcagcattccaggcagagggaactaaCCACCTGAGTTAACCTAAGTTAACTGTAAGTCCTAAGTTAAAGTGATTGATGGAATTTAAAAGCACATGATATTGGCCTGTACTAAGTAGAAGTGATGAGACGTCAGATTGCGGATATATTAAAGGTGGGGCCAAGAGGATTTGCCAGTGGATTTGATGTGGGGAATGGGAGGTGATGATGAGTCAGGAGATGACACTAATATTCGGGACCTGGGCAAGTCAAAAATGGGTTTGTCATTTACTGATGGGGGGAGAAGAGAAAACGGAGAAAATTCTCTGTGGTAGCAGAAAGAGAAATACCACATTAAAAGGTATATGTGATCAAGAGAAAGTTTTAAAGATGGGAGCTCTTTACAGTTTGTAAGCTGTTGAAAAGAGCAAGATCCAGGATGACTAAGTTTGAATCCTGACTTCCtgtctgtgtgatcttggacagtgactggcacatagtaaatggttagtaaatgttagctgttatttttattacttcagttgttaatttttaaaataatagagatATTCATAttgttgtttggttttggtaGAATATGGTGGGAAGGTTAAGGAGAAGGAATACTACTTTAAAATACCTAATTCATAAACTCTGTCTTCAGACTCTTAACTGAAGTTTGATTGTTTTATGActtaaaatataatagtacttcatgtcagtttttttatttatatataataaatgaaaataaatacagataGCATTTTACAAGTTTTTAATCACTTGCTAAAGTATCTCAGAAATATTTCCCCTTCCCAGAAATCACTGTGATAATTGAGAATTATATATTTGTCATcaactgatattttttaatgtttttagtttttcatttatatgtatatttagtcattaagaatcaataaaatattcttttgtttcttgggaaaaaaaaaaaaaaatcaatgtaatgccTTAATGtaatttgaaagagaaataaagggaaatttaGTTGTAATGCATTAGCATATATCATAATATGGAAATCCTTGGGGACAACCATGCagaagacagaaggaaggagTCAGATGCCTGAACCTGTACATAGAATCACCGAGAATGTAACAGCCACAAATACCCACAGATACAGGTGTATAGTGTGGGTGACTCAAATGCCAGGAGAGGCGCTGCTGGGGTTGACTTGATTTTCCAAAACGGTGAACAGCTCTTGATAAAGTTCCAAAGAACAAAAAGTACTGTATCCCCTCAATTTAGACCCTGATGGCATTCCTGGGAAAATTAGACATGAAAACCATGCaaaaatttctttgtttatttcaaaAAAGGGAGTTaggtttcttaaaagaaaaaaagtcaccaGTATATTCAAAGCTGCTGTTTCATGGAAGGAGAAACTGCTCTGAGCAGGGAGATCTCAAACTGAGGGAGGTGGAGTTGAGAGTCCCAATAACAAATCTGGGGACAGCTGCTTATAAAGGCATGTAGGGAATTTCTAAGTGGGGGTTGGGTGGGTTGGGGTTTTTCAATGACTACTTAACTTTTAAGCTTCTAATTACACAAGGGAGGGTTAGGTGTCTTTTAAAGCAGGGAGCAGATATAAATTGATTAGTATGGTAGGCTTGTCCATTCTGATGAGCTAGTTCTACTGGACTGAAACTGGCTTATCACCTGGTGTTGCTTATCTGTAATTCTGTAGGTGCATTCCATTGTTCCTTTGTCTTGGAAGGACCCTGCTGGTCAATTGCTTAACAGGTTCTAGAGGCAGATAATTATGAATGGATTTACACTTCTGTGAATGTCCAATAGAGCATTCCAAAGTCACATGGGAGAGTTCTTCCTTCTGTGGGCCCTTGTGAGAATTGCAAGACCTCCAGCATTGTAGGCCCCCACCCATTAAGTGCCTAATACTCCCCACTTCATTGTGCTGACAGAGCTCCCCCTACCCCTCCACCCAGGGATGGGCTTGTTGAGAACTGCTGGTCTAGAAGAAGGGCCCAGGACTCTAGAAACCAGGGGACCTGTGTTCTAACCTGACCCACAGTACTGGATATTTACATGGTCTCGAATAGGTCACACTTAACTTAGTCTCCTCTCTGTAAAGGGGATTTTAATGACCCACATGTCCTGGCTGCCTTCAGGACTGTGGATCACTGGGCCCCCTCCTCTGACCTCGGGACAACCCAGGGTATCCCCACAATGTATATCCTATCCATAAGTTCTCCCTTGCTGTGTTTTTTTCTTGGCATTGAAACATCGTTAGATCTctcttatcttaaaaaaaaagaaaaagaaaaagaaaaagacaaagaggaaggaggaggaaagacaCCCCACTCATGtctcctcctcccccagcagcttttccctcttctctccttcacAAGCAGATTTCTCAGAAGAATCGTCTGTGCACATGGTCTTCATTAATTCCCTTTGCAGGCATTCTCCATTTTTACGTGGTCACCAGTGACCACTGTGCAGCTAACTATTTTCAGTCTCTGCCTGACTTCCCTCTCTGACGTTGACCATGGCCGCTGACACTCTCCTGCCTCCCCTTCCCTGATGGCTTCTTTCCTAAGATCCCCCTGTCTCCCTGGTACTTCCTCAAGCCCCTTCACAAGTGCCTGGACCTGTGCCAGCCCTGACCACTCCCTGCGGCTTCTACCCAGCAGTCTCCTCTGCGGTGCTCCTGCTGGGGTCCCAAACCTGTCTCCAGCCTAGAGCTGGCATTCCTGCGTGTCCTACAGGCACCTCAAATTAGAGGTGTCCCCTCCTTTATCTTTTCAGGGAATGACCAACATGGCCCAAGTCAGATGTCTGGGGATCATCATCCTCAACTCCTCCGTCTCTTCCCCCGCCACACACCCCCAAACTTGCTTTcgtatttgtttgtttattatagcAGCTGTAGGTTCATGGAAAAtcacacagaaagtacagagttcccattctCTCCCCTACGCCACATATACAGTATTCCCTATTATTAACGTTTtacattagtgtagtacctttgttacaattgatgaaccaatattatattattaactaaaatccatagttttcattagggCTCACCTTTGTGTTGTATGAACATATATGAGCTTTGTGTGTgtgaacatatatacaatataaaatttcccattttaaccactttcaagtctACAGTTCACTGGCACAAATTACTCAcggtgttgtgctaccatcaccaccatccattaccaaaacttctctgTGGCtcccaacagaaactctgtacccattaagcattaactccctgttccccaAGTCCCACTTTCTTCATTGCCCTCAAGTCGTCACTGATTTGTGTTGCCTGCTTGACCCTTGTTGGCTTTTAGGATTCTCACCCCTAAATTACTGTTTGGACCCTTCCCCAGACTCAGGGCCCTTAGATGAGGGTCCCacaagtaattaaaaataaatataattctaaattataatttttaaaactatgtttttAGAAACAACAAAATTTGCATGTGTGCCGAAGCCCAAATAGCTTCTGTTTGattctctctcactt
The Choloepus didactylus isolate mChoDid1 chromosome 4, mChoDid1.pri, whole genome shotgun sequence DNA segment above includes these coding regions:
- the LOC119531330 gene encoding protein DBF4 homolog A-like, which translates into the protein MNSGAMRIHSKGHFQGGIQVKNEKSRTSLKSLKTDNKPEKSKYKPLWGKVFYLDIPSVSISERLQKDIKDLGGRVEEFLSRDISYLISNKKEAKFAQSLGRISPIPSPESVYTAETTSPHPSHDGSSFKSPDSVCLSRGKLLVEKAIKDHEFIPSNSILSNALSWGVKILHIDDIRYYIEQKKKELHLLKKSSTSVRDVVKRAGTQKTRTGRLKKPFVKVEDMSQYLSFYSFRLYRPFYLQLTNMPFINYSIQKPCSPFDADKPSFIQKQTQVKLRIQTDGDKYGGTPVQLHLKEKKKKGYCECCLQKYEDLETVNVVLYLVDISKTINIVCYLHLTYFSHCDFQFDNYK